Proteins encoded together in one Mycobacterium simiae window:
- a CDS encoding cytochrome P450, giving the protein MTITTALSDIDFTDLDNFANGFPHELFAVHRREAPIYWHQPTDNTPDGEGFWSVASYAETLTVLKDPITYSSVTGGARPFGGTLLQDLSIAGQVLNMMDDPRHSQIRRLVSSGLTPRMIGLVEDDLRTRTRRLLDDVVPRQPFDFLVDIAAELPMQMICILLGVPESERHWLFQAIEPQFDFGGSRRAALPQLPAEEAGSRMYAYGQELIAAKRANPTDDMLSIVANAVLDDADAPALSDLELYLFFSLLFSAGAETTRNSVAGGLLALAEHSDQLARLRSDFELLPTAIEEIVRWTSPSPSKRRTATRDVVLGGQAIRAGEKVQIWEGSANRDGDVFDQPDEFDIGRKPNPHLGFGQGVHYCLGANLARLELRVLFEELLSRFGAVRVAGPVEWTRSNRHTGIRHLIVELIEEQ; this is encoded by the coding sequence GTGACGATCACCACGGCGCTCTCGGACATCGACTTCACCGATCTGGACAACTTCGCCAACGGGTTCCCGCACGAATTGTTCGCCGTGCATCGTCGAGAAGCGCCGATTTATTGGCACCAGCCGACCGATAACACCCCCGATGGGGAGGGCTTCTGGTCCGTCGCCAGCTACGCGGAAACCCTGACAGTGCTGAAAGATCCGATCACCTACTCGTCGGTGACCGGGGGTGCTCGACCGTTCGGCGGCACATTGCTGCAAGACCTGTCCATCGCGGGACAGGTGCTCAACATGATGGACGACCCCAGGCATTCGCAGATTCGGCGGCTGGTCAGCTCCGGGCTGACACCGCGCATGATCGGGCTGGTCGAAGACGATCTGCGGACGCGGACGCGCCGGCTGCTCGATGACGTGGTTCCCCGGCAGCCGTTCGACTTTCTGGTCGACATCGCCGCCGAGCTGCCCATGCAGATGATCTGCATCTTGTTGGGAGTGCCGGAATCCGAACGACATTGGCTGTTCCAGGCCATCGAGCCACAGTTCGACTTCGGTGGATCACGCCGGGCCGCCCTGCCGCAGCTACCCGCGGAAGAAGCAGGGTCGCGGATGTACGCCTACGGCCAGGAGCTGATCGCGGCCAAGCGCGCCAACCCCACCGACGACATGTTGTCGATCGTCGCCAACGCCGTCCTCGACGACGCCGACGCGCCGGCGTTGTCGGATCTCGAGCTGTACCTGTTCTTCAGCCTGCTATTCAGTGCCGGTGCCGAGACGACCCGTAACTCGGTCGCCGGCGGGCTGCTGGCGCTGGCCGAACACTCCGACCAATTGGCCAGGCTGCGTAGCGATTTCGAGCTGTTGCCGACCGCGATCGAAGAGATCGTGCGCTGGACGTCGCCGTCGCCGTCCAAACGACGCACCGCCACGCGAGACGTCGTCCTCGGCGGCCAGGCGATCCGCGCCGGTGAGAAGGTGCAGATCTGGGAGGGTTCGGCCAACCGCGACGGCGACGTTTTCGACCAACCGGACGAGTTCGACATCGGCCGGAAACCCAATCCGCACTTGGGATTCGGCCAAGGTGTGCACTACTGCCTGGGCGCCAATCTGGCACGCCTGGAGTTGCGCGTCCTGTTCGAGGAGCTGCTGTCGCGTTTCGGTGCGGTCCGAGTGGCCGGCCCCGTCGAATGGACACGGAGCAACCGGCACACCGGTATCCGGCACTTGATCGTGGAACTCATCGAGGAACAGTGA